The proteins below are encoded in one region of Alistipes indistinctus YIT 12060:
- a CDS encoding LytTR family transcriptional regulator DNA-binding domain-containing protein, translating to MKFNPGKTFGWLLLLAATVLILSVTGIVPGWAMRMIVSWQALFVLLGVHLLLTRRDGFGCAVLCTGAYFMIPHVYRVLGMPMPFEKSLLTTLFFAALFLAAGLEMLKAGRKWHASDKKFLEVKTGKKGVPQISCAFGQIDHAIIEKPFRGAVASTAFGETRLNLTHTNLPEGDSFLEVNNAFATTKITVPASWCVQVTVGSFMGDIKDRRTEKAPAGDRRLIVRGANAFGSIELESAGEAVSADESTEEKPETISVKHNNRVHIIPLDELFYIQADGDYVTLCTAQGNFLKEQTMKYFQQTLPPARFVRIHRSYIVSLAEIASVDCRGKESYYVILKNGTALRTSTTGYQELRQKLEI from the coding sequence ATGAAATTCAATCCCGGCAAAACTTTCGGATGGCTGCTGCTGCTCGCGGCAACGGTACTGATCCTCTCGGTCACGGGAATCGTCCCCGGCTGGGCGATGCGCATGATCGTCTCGTGGCAGGCGCTGTTCGTACTGCTCGGGGTACACCTGCTGCTGACACGGCGCGACGGATTCGGGTGCGCCGTCCTCTGCACGGGAGCCTACTTCATGATCCCGCACGTTTACCGGGTGCTGGGCATGCCGATGCCTTTCGAGAAGAGCCTGCTCACGACCCTCTTTTTCGCCGCACTGTTCTTAGCGGCGGGGCTTGAAATGCTAAAAGCGGGACGCAAATGGCACGCCTCGGATAAAAAATTCCTCGAAGTGAAAACCGGGAAAAAAGGCGTGCCGCAAATTTCCTGCGCCTTCGGACAGATCGACCACGCCATTATCGAAAAACCGTTCCGAGGCGCGGTAGCCTCTACCGCTTTCGGCGAAACCCGCCTCAACCTGACGCACACGAACCTGCCCGAGGGGGACTCCTTCCTGGAAGTCAACAACGCCTTTGCAACGACGAAGATCACCGTACCGGCTTCGTGGTGCGTACAGGTCACGGTCGGCTCGTTCATGGGCGATATCAAAGACCGGCGGACAGAAAAGGCTCCGGCCGGCGACCGGCGACTGATCGTCCGCGGAGCGAACGCCTTCGGTTCGATCGAACTCGAAAGCGCGGGCGAAGCCGTCTCCGCAGACGAAAGCACCGAAGAGAAACCGGAAACCATCTCCGTGAAGCACAACAACCGCGTGCACATCATCCCGCTCGACGAACTGTTCTACATCCAGGCCGACGGGGACTACGTGACGCTCTGCACCGCACAGGGAAATTTCCTCAAGGAGCAGACGATGAAATATTTCCAGCAGACACTGCCCCCGGCACGTTTCGTCCGCATCCACCGCTCCTACATCGTCAGCCTCGCCGAGATCGCCTCGGTCGACTGCCGGGGCAAAGAGAGCTACTACGTGATCCTCAAAAACGGTACGGCGCTGCGTACCAGCACGACCGGCTACCAGGAACTGAGGCAGAAATTGGAAATCTGA